Proteins encoded together in one Candidatus Binatia bacterium window:
- a CDS encoding short chain dehydrogenase, with protein MKILIVGASGTIGKAVAAELSARHEIVTAGRSSGDLRVDIADPASVRDLYERAGKLDAVACCAGNVHFGPLETMTAQEFDVGLRDKLMGQVNLVLAGHERVQQGGSFTLISGILSRDPIRYGASASMVNGALESFVRAAAIELPAHRINAVSPTVLEESAQEYGPYFRGYVPVPVRLVALAYSKSIEGLQTGQIYTVP; from the coding sequence ATGAAGATACTCATCGTCGGCGCGAGCGGCACCATTGGAAAGGCCGTCGCCGCGGAACTTTCGGCTCGGCACGAGATCGTAACCGCGGGTCGCTCGAGCGGCGACCTCCGCGTCGACATCGCCGATCCGGCGAGCGTGCGCGACCTCTACGAGCGCGCGGGCAAACTCGACGCCGTCGCGTGCTGCGCCGGTAACGTACACTTCGGCCCGCTCGAGACGATGACGGCGCAAGAGTTCGACGTCGGGCTGCGCGATAAGCTCATGGGCCAAGTCAATCTCGTGCTGGCGGGGCACGAACGCGTGCAGCAGGGCGGCTCGTTCACGTTAATCTCGGGAATTCTCTCGCGCGATCCGATTCGGTACGGCGCGTCGGCCTCGATGGTCAACGGCGCGCTCGAGAGCTTCGTGCGCGCCGCCGCGATCGAGCTTCCGGCGCACCGCATCAACGCGGTAAGCCCGACCGTGCTCGAGGAATCGGCGCAGGAGTATGGTCCGTACTTTCGCGGCTACGTTCCGGTGCCGGTTCGGCTCGTCGCCCTCGCCTACTCAAAAAGCATCGAAGGGCTGCAAACGGGCCAAATCTACACCGTTCCCTAA
- a CDS encoding aminotransferase class I/II-fold pyridoxal phosphate-dependent enzyme, with amino-acid sequence MKPRPFALERYFARHEFTTPYLLCSSDPETLSIGELLAYEPGAEERLRALRLGYIESQGSPALRETIASLYEHRDPQSVLVHGGSQEAIFAFANVALEPGDHVVVQSPAYQSQYSLAEAIGAEVTLWRSDLAGEGAPDPDELARLIRPATRAIVITTPNNPTGYAFDRARMDAVVEIARRNGCWLFGDEVYRGSEREAERIPAVCDLYERGISLGGMSKAYGLAGLRIGWISTRERPLRERIAAFKDYLTICNSGPSEFLADLGLRRRDALIARVRAIVTRNLDLLDDFFGRRSQLWSWTRPRAGTTAFPRYLGGSSEAFCSRLAEEGGVLLLPSTVFDAGDEHVRFGYGRANLPEALAALEAFSDRR; translated from the coding sequence GTGAAACCCCGACCGTTCGCGCTCGAGCGTTACTTTGCCCGGCACGAGTTCACGACTCCCTATCTGCTCTGCTCGAGCGACCCCGAAACGCTCTCGATCGGCGAGCTCCTCGCGTACGAGCCGGGAGCCGAAGAGCGGCTGCGCGCGCTGCGACTCGGCTACATCGAGTCGCAAGGCTCGCCCGCGCTGCGCGAGACGATCGCGTCGCTCTACGAGCACCGCGATCCGCAGTCGGTGCTCGTGCACGGCGGATCGCAAGAGGCGATCTTCGCGTTCGCCAACGTCGCGCTCGAGCCGGGCGATCACGTCGTCGTGCAGTCTCCGGCCTATCAATCGCAATACTCGCTCGCCGAAGCGATCGGCGCCGAGGTCACGCTTTGGCGATCCGACCTTGCCGGCGAAGGCGCGCCGGACCCCGACGAATTGGCGCGACTGATCCGGCCGGCGACGCGCGCGATCGTCATCACGACGCCGAACAACCCGACGGGATACGCCTTCGACAGAGCGCGCATGGACGCGGTCGTCGAGATCGCGCGACGGAACGGCTGCTGGCTCTTCGGCGACGAAGTCTATCGCGGATCGGAGCGCGAGGCGGAGCGCATCCCCGCGGTCTGCGATCTCTACGAACGAGGCATCTCGCTCGGCGGAATGTCGAAGGCCTACGGGCTGGCGGGCCTGCGCATCGGCTGGATCTCGACGCGCGAACGGCCGCTGCGCGAGCGAATCGCCGCGTTCAAGGATTACCTCACGATCTGCAACAGCGGGCCGAGCGAGTTTCTCGCCGATCTCGGGCTACGCAGGCGCGACGCGCTGATCGCGCGCGTGCGCGCGATCGTCACGAGGAACTTAGATCTACTCGACGACTTCTTCGGCCGCCGCTCGCAGCTCTGGAGCTGGACCCGTCCGCGCGCCGGCACGACTGCCTTCCCGCGCTACCTCGGCGGGAGCAGCGAGGCGTTCTGTTCGCGACTGGCGGAGGAGGGCGGCGTGCTGCTCCTGCCGAGCACGGTCTTCGATGCCGGCGACGAGCACGTGCGCTTTGGTTACGGCCGGGCGAACCTGCCGGAGGCGCTCGCCGCGCTCGAGGCGTTCAGCGATCGGCGATGA
- a CDS encoding ATP-binding protein: MVSGPPAWTLYVDDARAAVGARSHFVAFLQSVNENGDFIDRAELIFGELLGNVVRHAPGPVEISIVLSDEAMVLHVIDSGPPLILTEAHLPDDVLSERGRGLFIVGQLASELCVEREAESGNHISVTMLRTI; encoded by the coding sequence ATGGTTAGCGGACCTCCGGCATGGACGCTCTACGTTGACGACGCGCGCGCGGCCGTCGGTGCGCGCTCGCACTTCGTCGCGTTCTTGCAGAGCGTCAACGAGAACGGAGACTTCATAGACCGGGCCGAGCTGATCTTCGGAGAGCTGCTGGGAAACGTCGTCCGCCACGCCCCCGGTCCGGTCGAGATCTCCATCGTCCTCAGCGACGAGGCGATGGTGCTCCACGTGATCGACTCCGGCCCCCCGCTGATCCTAACCGAGGCGCATCTCCCCGACGACGTGCTGAGCGAGCGCGGCCGCGGACTCTTCATCGTCGGCCAACTCGCCTCGGAGCTCTGCGTCGAGCGCGAGGCCGAGAGCGGCAATCATATCAGCGTCACGATGCTCCGCACGATCTAA
- a CDS encoding retropepsin-like aspartic protease, which produces MQRKILPSIAAAAAAMLLTAQAQGPRQDAQAAALLAKHRAYVGWQFGDGTFRTMRITGYITDESGEKTVNFTQLWEGALYRQTYELPKRPGISEQSGFTGNLFWRTDINGFTTPVYGDEAKYLASITALQQEGTTELPATYVENKTIDGKLAGIVRVTMDRGDAIDLAVDPETGAYVQATVDPGGAYEATFHILSYADVLPGKKIIATFRIDANKHVHTHATFEPNVAVSDADLHPPPPIASWSFENHDPYPIALTPSRILIDATVNGVKGRFILDTGASSIFLDDRFADQANAQALSGSGTTHTLYGNVKNRVRRVETIAFGGATLHNVLVYTQNFSGSDYRGLDRKGYAGLVGFDLFAGAIVKLDIYASKMTILDPSADLSGVHGLPLIVDLSEGIPAVPMTLNKTIPVNVYLDTGNPGIIFFGPDLVHKRNIKMFSGCANIESLTIGPITYAGEQACEWNFAANNMLVGYDFLRHFDYVFDYPHGRIILTPNKN; this is translated from the coding sequence ATGCAGAGAAAGATACTCCCGTCAATTGCTGCCGCGGCCGCGGCGATGCTGTTGACGGCTCAGGCGCAAGGGCCGCGTCAGGACGCCCAGGCGGCGGCGCTGCTGGCGAAGCATCGCGCGTACGTCGGCTGGCAGTTCGGCGACGGGACGTTCAGGACGATGCGCATCACGGGCTACATCACCGACGAGAGCGGCGAGAAGACCGTGAACTTCACGCAACTGTGGGAGGGCGCGCTCTACCGCCAGACCTACGAGCTTCCCAAACGACCGGGTATCAGCGAGCAGAGCGGCTTCACCGGCAACCTTTTCTGGAGGACGGATATCAACGGCTTCACGACGCCGGTCTACGGCGACGAAGCCAAGTACCTCGCGTCGATTACCGCGCTGCAGCAAGAAGGCACGACCGAGCTTCCCGCGACCTACGTCGAGAACAAGACGATTGACGGGAAACTCGCCGGCATCGTGCGCGTGACGATGGACCGCGGCGACGCGATCGACCTCGCCGTCGATCCCGAGACGGGAGCCTACGTTCAGGCGACGGTCGATCCGGGCGGCGCATACGAAGCGACGTTCCACATCCTCTCGTATGCCGACGTGCTGCCCGGGAAGAAGATAATAGCGACATTCCGGATCGACGCGAACAAGCACGTGCACACGCACGCGACGTTCGAGCCGAACGTCGCGGTGAGCGACGCCGATCTCCATCCGCCGCCTCCGATCGCCTCGTGGAGCTTCGAAAACCACGATCCGTATCCGATCGCGCTCACCCCCTCACGCATTCTGATCGACGCAACGGTGAACGGCGTCAAGGGGCGCTTCATTCTCGACACGGGCGCGAGCTCGATCTTCCTCGACGACCGCTTCGCCGACCAGGCGAACGCGCAGGCGCTCAGCGGCAGCGGAACGACGCATACGCTCTACGGGAACGTCAAGAACCGCGTGCGGCGCGTCGAGACGATCGCCTTCGGCGGGGCGACGCTCCACAACGTGCTCGTCTACACGCAGAACTTCTCCGGCAGCGACTATCGCGGCCTCGATCGGAAAGGCTACGCGGGGCTCGTCGGCTTCGACCTCTTTGCCGGCGCGATCGTCAAGCTCGATATCTATGCCTCGAAGATGACGATCCTCGATCCCTCGGCCGATCTCTCCGGCGTGCACGGCTTACCCCTGATCGTCGATCTCTCCGAGGGGATTCCGGCGGTCCCGATGACGCTCAATAAGACGATTCCGGTCAACGTCTATCTCGATACGGGCAATCCGGGCATCATCTTCTTCGGCCCGGATCTGGTCCACAAGCGGAACATCAAGATGTTCAGCGGCTGCGCCAACATCGAGAGCCTGACGATCGGGCCGATCACATACGCGGGGGAGCAGGCCTGCGAGTGGAACTTCGCTGCCAACAACATGCTCGTCGGCTACGATTTCCTGCGCCACTTCGATTACGTCTTCGACTACCCGCACGGCCGAATAATCCTGACGCCCAACAAGAACTAA
- a CDS encoding carbonic anhydrase, which yields MQLNRAAFLAGSLAAGALLPKAAFAATGGESEQSAPPERLLGQLMAGNKRFVDNDFPAMDRSATRRELLVDSQAPFAAILGCADSRVIPNLIFVQGLGDLFVARVAGNFPDDLVTASLEYAVEHLGTRLVMVLGHQNCGAVKAVYSAIEHKSPLPPHLSTIERLIAPGIESVVAARGTLDAAIAANARASVQVLKTTPPVLAENVKSGKVLVVGGIYELGSGKVRLLE from the coding sequence ATGCAGCTCAATCGCGCGGCGTTTCTGGCGGGTTCGCTCGCCGCCGGCGCCCTTCTCCCCAAGGCGGCGTTCGCCGCGACCGGCGGCGAGTCGGAGCAGAGCGCTCCGCCCGAGCGCCTGCTCGGGCAATTGATGGCCGGGAACAAGCGCTTCGTGGACAACGATTTTCCGGCGATGGACCGCTCCGCGACGAGGCGCGAGCTGCTCGTGGATAGTCAGGCGCCGTTCGCCGCGATCCTCGGCTGCGCCGACTCACGCGTGATTCCGAACTTGATCTTCGTGCAGGGGCTCGGCGACCTCTTCGTGGCCCGCGTCGCGGGAAACTTTCCCGACGATCTCGTGACCGCCTCGCTCGAGTACGCCGTCGAACATCTCGGAACGCGACTCGTCATGGTGCTCGGTCACCAAAACTGCGGCGCGGTTAAAGCGGTCTACTCCGCGATCGAGCACAAGTCGCCGCTCCCGCCGCACCTCTCGACGATCGAGCGGCTGATCGCGCCGGGGATCGAGAGCGTCGTCGCGGCCCGCGGCACTCTCGACGCCGCGATCGCGGCGAACGCGCGCGCGAGCGTCCAGGTGCTGAAGACGACGCCGCCGGTTCTCGCCGAGAACGTGAAATCGGGGAAGGTGCTCGTCGTCGGCGGCATCTACGAACTGGGAAGCGGCAAGGTGCGGCTGCTCGAGTAG
- a CDS encoding creatininase family protein — protein MAQKYRYGEMTWPEVKAAAARPCVAIVPIATLEDHGRHLPIDTDLLLCTSVCELAASRAGGRIVLVPAINHGYSPHHMDFPGALTIGAHTFIDYGLDVCKSLARHGFRRILIVNGHGSNTPFADIVARLCVVETGALAAAVNYWAAPGVREAAESLRESDPVGGMNHACEFETSLYLALRPDLVEMSQAVRELSHRPSKNYWTDLIAGDGPLAMMEYWSQLSESGVMGDPTAASVEKGRLLLDAAANGIVELAGEMLARESRPRADHH, from the coding sequence ATGGCGCAGAAATACCGGTACGGCGAGATGACCTGGCCGGAGGTCAAGGCTGCCGCCGCGCGTCCGTGCGTAGCGATCGTTCCGATCGCAACGCTCGAAGACCACGGTCGGCACCTTCCGATCGATACCGATCTGTTGCTCTGCACGAGCGTCTGCGAGCTCGCCGCATCGCGCGCCGGCGGTCGCATCGTGCTCGTCCCCGCGATCAATCACGGGTATAGTCCGCATCACATGGACTTTCCCGGCGCGCTGACGATCGGCGCCCACACCTTCATTGATTATGGTCTCGACGTCTGCAAGAGCCTCGCGCGCCACGGCTTCCGCCGAATTCTCATCGTCAACGGGCACGGCAGCAACACGCCGTTTGCCGACATCGTCGCGCGCCTCTGCGTGGTCGAGACGGGAGCGCTCGCGGCCGCCGTCAACTATTGGGCCGCGCCGGGCGTGCGCGAGGCGGCCGAGTCGCTTCGCGAATCCGACCCGGTCGGCGGGATGAACCACGCCTGCGAGTTCGAGACGTCGCTCTATCTCGCGCTACGCCCCGATCTCGTCGAGATGAGCCAGGCCGTTCGCGAGCTCTCGCATCGTCCGTCGAAGAACTACTGGACCGATTTGATCGCCGGCGACGGGCCGCTCGCGATGATGGAGTATTGGAGTCAGTTGAGCGAGAGCGGCGTGATGGGCGATCCGACCGCGGCGAGCGTCGAGAAGGGGCGCCTACTGCTCGATGCCGCGGCGAACGGCATCGTCGAGCTCGCCGGCGAGATGCTCGCGCGCGAGAGCCGGCCGCGCGCCGATCACCACTAG